The Rubidibacter lacunae KORDI 51-2 genome includes a region encoding these proteins:
- a CDS encoding efflux RND transporter periplasmic adaptor subunit, which translates to MNSVRRTVLRLSLRPFAIGAALSAIVLSAACSSEPKASAPPPVRVTLAAVSSGTIETSSRFVGNLEATELAVVRSEIQGRIVKVTVQDGQSVQPGTVLLEIEPDQTATQLDAAIAQRASAEAVLDTARQELRVSEAELATAASNLELKEVNFARAEFLVEQGAIGEIRYDQASQELDEATNSLAAAADRVEAARAQIAQAEAGVRRAEADVETQRITLGFKTVTAPISGILDDILVKVGDFLNVGDAVVTVAENRALDLRIQVPSNRSGQLREGLIVELYDPASNKQIGEGIINFIAPTVNSDSQLILTKARFFPGTDGKLRDGQYVQARIIWETGPGLLVPTIAITRISGRSFAFVAEEAEGQPVVVQKLVELGDVQGDSFQVVSGLEAGDRVAVSNILRLRDGAPIQETSAQEAGSQTQSPAASQTES; encoded by the coding sequence ATGAACTCAGTTCGCCGCACCGTTCTCCGTCTGTCGCTGCGTCCGTTTGCGATCGGGGCAGCCTTGTCCGCTATTGTCCTGAGTGCCGCTTGTAGCAGCGAGCCTAAGGCTAGCGCCCCGCCTCCGGTTAGGGTCACGTTAGCGGCGGTCTCTTCCGGCACCATTGAAACGAGCTCGCGTTTCGTCGGCAACCTTGAAGCCACCGAGCTTGCCGTTGTTAGGTCCGAGATTCAAGGTCGCATTGTCAAAGTCACGGTCCAAGATGGGCAATCCGTTCAGCCGGGAACGGTGCTCTTGGAAATCGAGCCCGATCAAACTGCCACGCAGCTCGATGCAGCGATCGCTCAACGTGCCAGTGCCGAAGCCGTGCTCGATACGGCCCGTCAGGAGTTGCGCGTTTCCGAAGCCGAGCTCGCGACTGCCGCGTCAAATCTCGAGCTCAAGGAAGTTAATTTCGCGCGCGCCGAATTCCTCGTCGAGCAAGGCGCGATCGGGGAGATTCGCTACGACCAAGCCAGTCAGGAACTCGACGAGGCTACCAACTCTCTCGCCGCCGCCGCCGATCGCGTAGAGGCTGCCAGAGCTCAGATCGCTCAAGCCGAGGCCGGCGTACGGCGTGCTGAAGCCGATGTGGAAACCCAGCGCATCACCTTAGGGTTTAAAACGGTCACCGCTCCGATTTCTGGCATCCTCGACGACATCCTCGTTAAAGTCGGCGACTTTCTGAACGTTGGGGATGCCGTAGTCACGGTTGCCGAAAACCGCGCCCTCGACCTCCGCATTCAGGTGCCCTCCAACCGTTCGGGTCAGCTGCGCGAAGGGCTGATCGTGGAACTGTACGACCCAGCTTCGAACAAGCAGATCGGTGAAGGGATTATTAATTTCATTGCTCCCACTGTAAACAGCGATTCCCAGCTCATCCTGACCAAAGCCCGCTTCTTTCCCGGCACCGATGGCAAACTACGCGACGGACAATACGTTCAGGCGCGGATCATTTGGGAAACCGGACCCGGCTTGCTCGTTCCGACCATTGCCATCACAAGGATCAGCGGGCGCTCGTTTGCATTCGTCGCCGAAGAGGCGGAGGGGCAACCCGTTGTCGTCCAAAAGCTCGTGGAACTTGGTGACGTTCAGGGCGACTCTTTTCAAGTCGTGAGCGGTTTGGAAGCCGGCGATCGCGTTGCCGTTTCCAACATTCTCAGATTGCGAGACGGCGCCCCCATTCAAGAAACATCG
- the malQ gene encoding 4-alpha-glucanotransferase, whose product MPLRKWTPSLRDRDAVTGVRARKIVFQWAGDPTCDTREAPENMHLQRASGILLHPTSLPSRYGIGDLGPEAYRFVDFLAGSGQQLWQVLPLGPTGYGNSPYLSYSALAGNPLLISPDILRQEGLLEDKDLEGIPDFPSDRVDFDRVYQTKFPLFHRAFQAFKTAEKATVHAGENDNDGDNEGEDDTYQVFCDRHAHWLDDFALFMAIKDAYGGKGWHRWDEAIARREPEALADWRGRLSEEVGFHKYLQFEFYRQWQNLKTYANERSIYILGDIPIYVAHDSMAVWAHQDIFHLDEETLEPALMAGVPPDYFSKTGQLWGNPVYNWEQIQLNHFKWWLSRFEGTLDYVDIIRIDHFRGFEAFWAVEKGEPDARNGRWIEAPGEEFFTLLNEQLGDLPIVAEDLGIITPEVEALRDRFSFPGMKILHFAFGSDPGNPYLPFNYNNRNCIVYTGTHDNDTTIGWFSQLSDWERGRVEAHLGCIVPEGIQWSLIRMALSSVADLAIVPLQDVLGLGSDARMNTPSCPEGNWYWRYAEADLTDELRDRLRDLTVMFGRAPAHWD is encoded by the coding sequence TTGCCACTTCGGAAATGGACGCCATCTCTCCGCGATCGGGACGCGGTAACGGGCGTGCGGGCTCGGAAAATCGTGTTTCAATGGGCAGGAGACCCGACCTGCGACACCCGAGAGGCACCTGAAAACATGCATTTGCAGCGCGCGAGCGGTATCCTGCTTCATCCGACTTCCCTCCCCAGCCGTTACGGAATCGGCGACCTCGGTCCAGAAGCCTATCGCTTTGTCGATTTCCTTGCCGGGAGCGGTCAGCAGCTATGGCAGGTCCTGCCGTTAGGTCCCACGGGTTATGGAAATTCGCCGTATCTGTCGTATTCGGCGCTAGCGGGCAATCCGTTGTTGATCAGTCCCGATATCCTGCGCCAAGAGGGCTTGCTTGAAGACAAGGATCTCGAAGGCATCCCCGACTTCCCCAGCGATCGCGTAGACTTCGATCGCGTCTATCAAACCAAGTTTCCGCTCTTCCACCGGGCGTTTCAAGCGTTCAAGACGGCTGAAAAAGCAACCGTGCATGCCGGCGAGAACGATAACGATGGCGATAACGAAGGCGAAGACGATACCTACCAGGTCTTTTGCGATCGCCACGCGCATTGGCTCGACGACTTTGCCTTATTCATGGCGATTAAAGATGCCTACGGCGGCAAAGGCTGGCATCGATGGGACGAGGCGATCGCTCGGCGCGAGCCAGAAGCCCTTGCGGATTGGCGCGGGCGGCTGTCGGAAGAGGTGGGCTTCCACAAATACCTACAGTTCGAGTTCTATCGGCAGTGGCAGAACCTCAAGACCTACGCCAACGAGCGCAGCATCTACATCCTCGGCGACATCCCGATTTACGTCGCCCACGACAGCATGGCCGTCTGGGCACACCAGGATATCTTCCACCTCGACGAGGAAACCCTCGAACCCGCGCTGATGGCTGGCGTCCCGCCCGATTACTTCAGCAAAACGGGCCAGCTCTGGGGCAATCCGGTCTACAACTGGGAGCAAATTCAACTCAATCACTTCAAGTGGTGGCTCAGCCGGTTTGAAGGCACTCTCGATTACGTCGATATCATCCGTATCGATCACTTCCGCGGCTTTGAAGCCTTCTGGGCAGTGGAGAAAGGCGAGCCCGACGCGCGGAACGGACGCTGGATCGAAGCACCGGGGGAAGAGTTCTTCACGCTACTGAACGAACAGCTCGGCGACTTGCCGATTGTGGCGGAAGACTTGGGCATCATCACACCCGAGGTAGAAGCCCTGCGCGATCGCTTCAGCTTCCCGGGTATGAAGATCTTGCACTTTGCCTTCGGCTCGGACCCGGGCAATCCGTATTTGCCGTTTAATTACAACAACCGTAACTGCATCGTTTACACGGGCACTCACGACAACGACACGACTATCGGCTGGTTCTCGCAGCTGAGCGATTGGGAGCGCGGTCGCGTCGAAGCGCATCTCGGCTGCATTGTTCCTGAAGGCATTCAGTGGAGCTTGATCCGGATGGCGTTGAGTTCGGTGGCGGATTTGGCGATCGTGCCGCTACAGGACGTACTCGGGCTGGGTAGTGATGCGCGCATGAACACGCCTAGTTGCCCGGAAGGGAACTGGTACTGGCGTTACGCCGAAGCCGACCTCACCGACGAGCTACGCGATCGCCTCCGCGATCTGACCGTCATGTTCGGTCGCGCGCCCGCTCATTGGGACTAA